From a single Raphanus sativus cultivar WK10039 chromosome 3, ASM80110v3, whole genome shotgun sequence genomic region:
- the LOC130509370 gene encoding casein kinase 1-like protein HD16, with translation MPELRSGARRLRQPSNPQAIEPAENIQLPRQPATRRRGGGRGRGNAAAPPRPTGGAGRGRGIRLIDLEAEPVVGEPAFNQVEGVADKDNAMEGGSGEKIVGVEEDLSSAPVPERVQVGNSPVYKTERKLGKGGFGQVFVGRRVSGGSDRIGADAIEVALKFEHRNSKGCNFGPPYEWQVYNTLNGCYGVPAVHHKGRQGDFYILVMDMLGPSLWDVWNSSGQSMSPNMVACIAVESISILEKFHMKGFVHGDVKPENFLLGQPGTADEKKLYLIDLGLASKWKDSHSGQHVEYDQRPDVFRGTIRYASVNAHLGRTGSRRDDLESLAYTLIFLLKGRLPWQGFQGDNKSFLVSKKKMSTSPELMCCFSPPPFKLFLEAVTNMKFDEEPNYGKLISLFDTLIEPCALSRPIRIDGALKVGQKRGRLLLNLEEDEQPKKKIRVGSPATQWISVYNGRRPMKQRYHYNVGETRLRQHVQKGNEDGLLISCVASAANLWALIMDAGTGFNSQVYELSPVFLHKDWIMEQWEKNYYISSIAGSDNGSSLVVMSKGTTYSQQSYKVSDSFPFKWINKKWKEDFHVTSMTTAGNRWGVVMSRNSGFSDQVVELDFLYPSDGIHRRWENGYRITSMAATADQAAFILSIPKRKMVDETQETLRTTAFPSTHVKDKWAKNLYIASICYGRTVC, from the exons ATGCCAGAGTTAAGAAGTGGAGCACGTAGATTGAGACAACCTAGCAACCCTCAGGCGATTGAACCGGCGGAAAACATCCAGCTTCCTCGTCAGCCTGCAACAAGGAGAAGAGGTGGTGGTAGAGGAAGGGGAAACGCTGCTGCACCTCCGAGACCCACTGGTGGGGCTGGTAGAGGCCGAGGCATCAGGTTAATAGATTTAGAGGCGGAACCTGTGGTTGGTGAACCTGCTTTTAATCAAGTCGAAGGGGTAGCTGATAAGGATAACGCTATGGAAGGTGGTAGCGGTGAGAAAATAGTTGGTGTGGAAGAAGATTTGAGCTCAGCTCCTGTCCCTGAAAGG GTACAAGTTGGAAACTCTCCTGTTTATAAGACTGAAAGGAAGCTCGGTAAGGGAGGCTTTGGTCAAGTTTTTGTTGGGAGAAGGGTGAGTGGTGGCAGCGATAGGATTGGGGCAGATGCAATTGAG GTGGCTCTGAAATTTGAGCACCGTAATAGCAAAGGATGCAATTTTGGCCCACCTTACGAGTGGCAAGTGTACAA TACGCTCAACGGTTGCTATGGAGTTCCTGCGGTTCATCATAAGGGTCGACAAGGAGACTTTTACATTCTT GTCATGGACATGCTTGGTCCAAGTCTCTGGGATGTGTGGAACTCTTCAGGGCAATC GATGTCTCCCAACATGGTAGCGTGCATTGCCGTTGAGTCCATATCTATTCTTGAGAAGTTTCATATGAAAGG GTTTGTCCATGGAGATGTGAAGCCAGAGAACTTCTTACTCGGTCAACCCGGAACAGCTGATGAGAAAAAACTCTACCTTATCGATCTTGGTCTAG CATCAAAATGGAAAGATTCGCACTCAGGCCAGCATGTTGAATATGATCAAAGACCTGATGTGTTCAG GGGAACAATAAGGTATGCAAGTGTTAATGCACATCTAGGTCGTACTGGAAGCCGGAGAGATGATCTGGAGTCGTTGGCTTATACCTTAATTTTTCTCTTGAAGGGAAGGTTGCCATGGCAAGGCTTCCAG GGTGATAACAAGAGCTTTCTTGTTTCCAAGAAAAAGATGTCAACTTCTCCTGAGCTGATGTGCTGTTTCTCTCCACCACCGTTTAAGCTATTCCTCGAGGCAGTCACCAATATGAAGTTTGACGAGGAGCCCAACTATGGGAAGCTTATTTCGCTTTTCGACACTCTAATCGAGCCGTGCGCTCTATCTAGACCAATTAGAATCGATGGAGCTCTAAAG GTTGGCCAAAAACGAGGGAGATTGCTTCTTAATCTGGAAGAGGATGAACAGCCGAAGAAGAAAATCAGAGTAGGCAGTCCTGCTACTCAATGGATTTCAGTCTATAACGGTCGTCGTCCCATGAAACAGAG ATATCACTACAATGTTGGAGAGACGAGGCTGCGCCAGCATGTACAGAAGGGTAATGAAGATGGCCTTTTGATAAGCTGTGTAGCATCAGCAGCTAATCTCTGGGCCCTCATAATGGATGCTGGAACTGGATTCAATTCTCAAGTTTATGAGTTGTCACCGGTCTTCCTGCACAAG gacTGGATTATGGAGCAGTGGGAAAAGAACTACTATATAAGCTCCATAGCTGGTTCAGATAACGGGAGCTCGTTAGTTGTTATGTCAAAAG GAACAACTTATTCTCAGCAGTCATACAAAGTCAGCGACTCATTTCCATTCAAGTGGATAAATAAGAAATGGAAAGAAGATTTTCATGTAACTTCCATGACGACTGCCGGTAATCGTTGGGGTGTGGTAATGTCTAGGAACTCTGGCTTCTCTGATCAG GTGGTGGAGCTTGACTTTTTGTACCCAAGCGATGGGATACATAGGAGGTGGGAGAATGGGTATAGGATAACATCAATGGCAGCAACTGCAGATCAAGCAGCTTTCATATTAAGCATACCAAAGCGTAAAATGGTGGATGAAACCCAAGAGACTCTTCGCACCACCGCCTTTCCAAGTACTCATGTCAAG GACAAATGGGCGAAGAATCTGTACATTGCATCAATATGCTATGGCAGGACAGTGTGCTGA
- the LOC130509371 gene encoding apyrase 2, with amino-acid sequence MESGAAATVSSSGHHSPSSSSESHQGLLSVDGGGGKTTAAKRGIIGRHESIADKIQRHRGILLLISVPVVLIGLVLLLVPGRSASDAVVEEYTVLNRKRGPNSRPPKNYAVVFDAGSSGSRVHVYCFDRNLDLLPLGNELELFLQLKPGLSAYPTDPRQAANSLVSLLDKAEASVPRELRPKTPVRVGATAGLRTLGHEASENILQAVKELLRDRSMLKTEANAVTVLDGAQEGSYQWVTINYLLRNLGKPYSDTVGVVDLGGGSVQMAYAISEEDAATAPKPLEGEDSYVREMFLKGRKYFLYVHSYLHYGLLAARAEILKVSEDSISPCIMTGYDGTYKYGGEEFKAAAVQSGASLDECRRLTINALKVNDTLCTHMKCTFGGVWNGGRGGGQKNMFVASFFFDRAAEAGFVDPKQPVATVRPMDFEKAAKKACSMKMEEGKSKFPRVEEDNLPYLCMDLVYQYTLLVNGFGLEPSQTITLVKKVKYGEHAVEAAWPLGSAIEAVSSP; translated from the exons ATGGAGTCCGGAGCCGCCGCAACCGTCTCCTCCTCCGGTCACCATTccccttcctcctcctccgaaTCTCACCAGGGACTCCTCTCTGTCGACGGCGGAGGAGGGAAGACGACGGCGGCCAAGCGAGGTATTATCGGACGGCACGAGTCCATCGCCGATAAGATCCAGCGCCACCGAGGTATCCTGCTCTTGATTTCGGTTCCCGTCGTGCTGATCGGTCTCGTTCTTCTGCTAGTGCCTGGGAGATCGGCGTCCGACGCGGTGGTTGAAGAGTACACGGTGCTTAACCGCAAGAGAGGCCCCAACTCGAGGCCTCCGAAGAACTACGCTGTGGTTTTCGATGCTGGAAGCTCTGGTAGCCGTGTTCATGTCTACTGTTTTGATCGGAATCTGGATCTTCTTCCTCTCGGGAATGAACTTGAGCTCTTCCTGCAG CTAAAACCAGGATTGAGCGCTTATCCTACTGATCCACGTCAAGCGGCGAACTCTTTGGTGTCTCTTCTTGACAAAGCGGAAGCTTCTGTTCCACGGGAGTTGCGTCCCAAGACACCTGTTAGAGTTGGG GCAACTGCAGGGTTGAGGACGCTTGGCCATGAAGCATCTGAGAACATTTTGCAAGCG GTTAAGGAGCTCTTGAGAGATAGAAGCATGCTGAAAACTGAGGCAAATGCTGTTACTGTGCTGGATGGTGCCCAAGAAGGTTCTTATCAGTGG GTGACAATTAACTACTTGCTAAGGAACCTGGGAAAACCATACTCAGATACTGTTGGAGTGGTTGATCTTGGAGGGGGTTCTGTACAAATGGCATATGCTATATCCGAGGAAGATGCTGCAACTGCACCAAAACCATTAGAAGGAGAGGATTCTTATGTCAGAGAAATGTTTCTAAAGGGACGGAAGTATTTCCTCTATGTTCACAG TTACTTACATTACGGATTATTGGCCGCCCGAGCAGAGATTTTGAAAGTTTCTGAAGATTCAATCAGCCCCTGCATCATGACAGGCTATGATG GTACTTACAAGTATGGAGGAGAAGAATTTAAAGCCGCTGCTGTGCAATCTGGCGCGAGTCTCGATGAGTGCCGGAGGTTAACGATCAACGCACTCAAAGTGAATGATACACTCTGTACACACATGAAATGCACATTCGGTGGAGTATGGAATGGTGGTCGAGGTGGCGGCCAAAAGAACATGTTCGTTGCTTCTTTTTTCTTCGATCGTGCTGCTGAG GCTGGATTCGTAGACCCCAAGCAACCTGTTGCTACAGTTCGTCCAATGGATTTTGAGAAAGCAGCAAAGAAAGCTTGTAGTATGAAGATGGAGGAGGGAAAATCAAAGTTCCCACGTGTGGAAGAAGATAATTTGCCTTACTTGTGCATGGATCTCGTTTACCAATATACTCTGCTCGTTAATGGATTCG gaTTGGAGCCATCGCAAACGATAACGTTAGTGAAGAAGGTGAAGTACGGAGAGCATGCAGTGGAAGCTGCGTGGCCATTGGGTAGCGCCATAGAGGCCGTCTCCTCACCATGA
- the LOC108846269 gene encoding uncharacterized protein LOC108846269, translated as MADSGHEIDISCHHCAGPLTKSLETSELTVTPFIRDSFSMIGSAVGGTASAFIGFNHVMPIVRKWIKGPMLCSFSLAPPVIVLSSACAGLAGGTLPALAQLASSSYRATIHSSQPPPQAEENNKLHKSSSASPL; from the exons ATGGCGGATTCAGGCCATGAGATCGATATCAGCTGCCATCATTGCGCAGGCCCACTTACGAAAAGTTTG GAAACGAGTGAACTGACTGTGACTCCTTTCATCAGGGACAGCTTTTCTATG ATTGGATCAGCTGTTGGGGGTACTGCAAGTGCATTCATTGGATTTAACCATG TTATGCCAATTGTACGCAAGTGGATAAAAGGACCCATGCTTTGTTCCTTTTCTCTG GCACCACCTGTTATAGTTCTTTCATCAGCCTGTGCTGGACTAGCAG GTGGCACTCTACCGGCGTTGGCACAGCTCGCTTCATCTTCATACCGAGCAACAATCCATTCGTCTCAGCCACCACCGCAGGCAGAGGAGAATAACAAATTGCACAAGTCTTCTTCAGCATCTCCTCTGTAA
- the LOC130509560 gene encoding NAC domain-containing protein 87: protein MAVAVEEGVVLNHGGEELVDLPPGFRFHPTDEEIISSYLKEKVLDSRFTAVAMGEADLNKCEPWDLPKMAKMGEKEFYFFCQRDRKYPTGMRTNRATESGYWKATGKDKEIFKGKGCLVGMKKTLVFYRGRAPRGEKTNWVMHEYRLEGIYSYHNLPKTARDEWVVCRVFHKNNPSTTTQQMTRIPTGDLTRTDSLENIDHFLDFSSLPPLIDPSFTGQPNFKPINPPTYDTPSPIQLHQFNSSYQPIFNHQSFGSASGSGSTYYNNREMIKMEQSLVSVSQETCLSSDVNATATTTTEVSSGPVMKQEMSMMGMVNGSKSYEDLCDLRGILWDY, encoded by the exons ATGGCGGTTGCAGTAGAAGAAGGCGTGGTGTTGAATCATGGAGGGGAAGAGCTTGTGGATTTACCACCTGGATTCAGGTTTCATCCAACAGATGAAGAGATCATATCGTCCTACCTCAAAGAGAAGGTTTTAGACAGCCGATTCACGGCTGTGGCCATGGGAGAAGCCGATCTTAACAAGTGTGAACCCTGGGATTTACCAA AGATGGCAAAGATGGGGGAGAAAGAATTTTACTTCTTCTGTCAAAGGGACAGGAAGTACCCGACCGGTATGAGGACGAACCGGGCAACCGAGTCCGGTTATTGGAAAGCGACCGGGAAGGATAAGGAGATCTTCAAAGGCAAAGGTTGTCTCGTTGGGATGAAGAAAACACTTGTGTTTTATAGAGGACGAGCTCCACGAGGTGAAAAGACGAATTGGGTCATGCATGAATATCGTCTTGAAGGCATATATTCTTATCACAATCTCCCCAAAACCGCAAGG GACGAGTGGGTCGTGTGTAGGGTTTTTCACAAGAACAATCCTTCCACTACAACTCAACAAATGACGAGAATACCCACTGGAGATCTCACAAGAACGGATTCTCTAGAGAACATTGATCATTTCCTAGACTTCTCATCTCTACCTCCTCTCATAGATCCGAGTTTCACGGGTCAACCCAACTTCAAACCTATCAACCCTCCCACCTACGACACCCCGTCACCAATCCAACTACATCAGTTCAATTCTAGCTACCAACCAATCTTTAACCACCAGAGTTTTGGTTCTGCTTCTGGTTCTGGCTCTACATACTACAACAACAGGGagatgatcaagatggagcagtCTCTTGTTAGTGTATCTCAAGAAACATGCCTAAGCTCAGATGTGAACGCGACCGCGACCACGACCACGGAGGTATCTTCTGGTCCGGTAATGAAGCAAGAGATGAGTATGATGGGAATGGTGAACGGTAGCAAGTCTTATGAAGATCTATGTGACTTGAGGGGGATCTTATGGGACTACTGA
- the LOC108847845 gene encoding general negative regulator of transcription subunit 3 produces MGASRKLQGEIDRVLKKVQEGVDVFDSIWNKVYDTDNVNQKEKFEADLKKEIKKLQRYRDQIKTWIQSSEIKDKKVSASYEQSLVDARKLIEREMERFKICEKETKTKAFSKEGLGQQPKTDPKEKAKSETRDWLNNVVSELESQIDSFEAELEGLSVKKGKSRPPRLTHLETSITRHKDHIIKLELILRLLDNDELSPEQVNDVKDFLDDYVERNQDDFDDFCDVDELYSTLPLDEVEGLEDLVTAGPLVKGTPLSMKSSLAASASQVRSISLPTHHQSSSQEKTDDTALPDNSETPPKTPPQKNGALHSAPSTPVGGRPSLNVPVNSVPNAPVALSTSIPVHTSTESMGSLSPVAAKEEDATTVPSRKPPSSVADAPTRGIGRVNIPNQPQPSQPLSPSPANGARMTATSAAEVAKRNIMGVESNVQPLTSPLSKMVLPPPAKGNDGAVSDSNPGDVAASIGRAYSPSTVSGSQWRPGSPFQSQNETVRGRTEIAPDHREKFLQRLQQVQQGHGNLLSMASLSGGNEKQFSSQQQNPLLQQSSAMSPHGGSGIQAPGFNLMSSGSLQHSSNAMTQQFGQQPSVADVDHARIDDQLQQNLPEDSTTIAASKTIPNEDESKGLFDNPSGMPSYMLDQVQAIRDGPDFSPGQPIQPGQPSSSHGVIGRRSNSELGAIGDPSALGPPMNDQMHNLQMLEAAFYRLPQPKDSERPRPYTPRNPAVTPQSFPQTQAPIVSNPLFWERLGSDAFGTEPLFFAFYYQQNSYQQYLAAKELKKQSWRYHRKFNTWFQRHKEPKIATDEYEQGAYVYFDFQTPKDENQEGGWCQRIKNEFTFEYSYLEDELAV; encoded by the exons ATGGGAGCGAGTCGGAAACTGCAAGGCGAGATAGATCGGGTGCTGAAGAAGGTTCAGGAAGGCGTTGATGTTTTCGACAGCATCTGGAACAAG GTATATGATACGGATAATGTTAACCAAAAGGAAAAGTTTGAGGCTGACTTGAAGAAGGAGATCAAGAAGTTGCAGCGGTATAGGGACCAGATCAAGACTTGGATTCAGTCTAGTGAGATCAAAGATAAAAAA GTCAGTGCATCATATGAGCAATCTCTGGTTGACGCTCGGAAGCTCATTGAGCGAGAAATGGAGAGGTTTAAAATATGTGAGAAAGAGACCAAGACAAAAGCATTCTCCAAGGAAGGACTGGGTCAGCAACCTAAAACT GACCCAAAAGAGAAAGCAAAGTCAGAAACAAGAGATTGGTTGAACAATGTG GTGAGTGAACTCGAGTCGCAGATTGATAGCTTTGAAGCTGAGTTGGAAGGACTATCTGTCAAAAAAGGGAAGTCAAGGCCGCCCAGATTG ACACATCTTGAGACATCTATTACAAGGCACAAGGATCATATAATAAAGTTGGAATTGATATTGAGGCTTCTGGACAATGATGAATTAAGTCCAGAACAAGTAAATGACGTCAAAGATTTTCTGGATGATTATGTTGAACGAAATCAG GATGATTTTGACGATTTTTGTGATGTTGATGAGCTCTATAGCACGTTGCCACTAGATGAGGTGGAGGGTCTTGAAGATCTAGTTACTGCTGGCCCCCTCGTCAAG GGTACTCCTCTGAGCATGAAGAGTTCTTTGGCAGCGTCAGCATCTCAAGTTCGG AGCATAAGTTTACCAACACACCATCAGAGTTCTTCTCAAGAGAAGACAGATGATACAGCTTTACCGGATAATTCTGAGACACCTCCAAAAACCCCTCCCCAAAAGAATGGGGCCCTTCACTCAGCACCATCAACACCCGTTGGGGGACGTCCAAGTTTGAATGTGCCCGTCAATAGTGTTCCAAATGCACCAGTTGCCTTATCAACTTCCATTCCTGTTCATACTTCCACAGAAAGCATGGGAAGTTTGTCTCCAGTGGCTGCCAAGGAAGAAGATGCAACAACCGTGCCTTCCCGTAAACCACCCTCATCTGTTGCTGATGCTCCAACGAGGGGAATAGGTAGAGTTAATATCCCCAACCAGCCCCAACCAAGTCAGCCTCTGTCTCCAAGTCCTGCTAATGGAGCTCGCATGACTGCTACTTCAGCAGCTGAAGTTGCAAAGAGAAATATAATGGGAGTTGAGAGCAATGTCCAACCTCTAACCTCTCCGCTCAGCAAAATGGTATTGCCACCCCCTGCGAAGGGTAATGATGGAGCTGTCTCTGATAGTAACCCTGGTGATGTTGCCGCCAGTATCGGTAGAGCATATTCACCGTCTACTGTATCTGGTTCGCAGTGGAGGCCTGGGAGTCCCTTTCAGAGTCAGAATGAAACG GTCCGTGGAAGAACTGAAATAGCACCAGATCACAGGGAGAAATTTCTACAGCGGTTACAACAAGTACAACAAGGCCATGGTAACCTCTTAAGCATGGCTTCTCTATCCGGAGGAAACGAGAAGCAGTTTTCTTCACAACAGCAAAATCCGCTCTTACAGCAG AGCTCTGCCATGTCTCCTCATGGTGGCTCGGGAATTCAGGCGCCAGGATTTAATCTTATGAGTTCTGGCTCCTTACAGCACTCGTCAAATGCCATGACTCAACAATTTGGTCAGCAGCCTTCTGTTGCAG ATGTTGATCATGCCAGAATTGACGATCAGCTGCAACAAAACTTACCTGAGGATTCAACTACCATAGCAGCTTCAAAAACTATTCCTAATGAGGATGAGTCTAAAGGTCTATTTGATAATCCG TCGGGAATGCCCAGCTACATGTTGGATCAAGTACAGGCAATTAGGGACGGCCCTGATTTTTCTCCTGGACAACCCATACAACCTGGCCAACCTTCAAGTAGCCACGGGGTTATTGGACGTAGAAGTAACTCTGAACTAGGAGCTATTGGTGACCCCTCAGCTTTAGGGCCACCAATGAACGATCAGATGCACAATCTCCAGATGCTCGAAGCTGCTTTCTATAGACTTCCTCAACCAAAAGATTCAGAACGTCCTAGACCCTATACTCCG AGGAACCCAGCAGTCACACCTCAATCGTTTCCCCAAACACAAGCGCCAATCGTAAGCAACCCTTTGTTCTGGGAACGTTTAGGAAGCGATGCTTTTGGAACCGAGCCTTTGTTCTTTGCATTTTACTATCAGCAG AACTCGTATCAGCAGTATCTAGCTGCAAAAGAGCTGAAGAAACAGTCATGGAGATACCACAGAAAGTTCAACACATGGTTTCAGAGACATAAGGAGCCAAAGATTGCAACTGATGAGTATGAACAAGGAGCCTATGTTTACTTTGATTTCCAAACCCCAAAAGACGAGAATCAAGAGGGAGGATG GTGCCAAAGGATCAAAAACGAGTTCACGTTTGAATACAGTTATCTTGAAGATGAACTCGCCGTATAg